TAGCATCTTGCCAATATTGGAacaaacagtgctcagcatgtataagtacaccccttacgCATTTATCtattaaattcattatttaataggaagctctacaatattatatttgtgcatatatattagattagtcagtactgaagccaaatctgaagcttctCCAACAAAATAACTTGGAATAACGTTCTATAAACCAGTACAGCCaaatatatgttatagaaaaatattagatacaattaaattcaagcaaaatattgaaaaaaaaatacaacctttttaaattagtattatctttcaatttctaaaatgtttggtgactaaaatattattttaataaatatatctttttaatgagtacattgcctatattcactgagaaatgaatacaaatattcaCTTTcagaatgggctgtactcaattatgctgagcgctgtagtTGCATGACCAAAATAAGTGAGGAAGAGTTTGTGTTATTCTGACAAAAGGAGCCATTTGTATGAAATCTGATCCAAATCTTCTTTCCTTTAAGAAGTTTTTGTGTTGTCTCTTATTAACTGAtctctgtctttgtttttgtaGCTTTTGCAATCATTTATGAGACTGGCCTGTTTAAAAAGCGGGAAAACAGTGAAATACCAGCAACCTTGACTCTTGCCCTTCAGTATCTTCGAGTTAAAGAGAAGTGCGAAGTTAAGAAGTGATGAGTGCTGTGGTGAAGAAATCTCTTGGAGCGCCTCTCCGACAGCTGACCAGCTGCGTGACCGGGGATCAGGACGCTTGTAGCCGAAAAGGAAAGGCTGTGCGCCGGaagagcgccccctgctgctacGGGCCGACCGCACACGATTCATCTTGGCTACGGACTTACCAAGCCGAACTGCACAAAGAAAGGTGCCAAAACACGTTCTTAATGCGATAATATCTGCATTTATACTTACTAATAATAGTAGTTAAACCGAATACAAAAATGAACGATATTATAACCGACGgtgtgtaattagttacaaattgAGTTATTGTTATAAACTTTTGCTctgaaaaagtaaagtaaggtgTCGCTTTTAAAGTTCGGGTgatttaattaaagttaattgTATTATACTTAAGATACTGTACAAAAAACAACAGttgtctaaatcaggggtgcccaaactcggtccaggagggcgGGTGTCCTgaatattttagtttcaaccacatttaaacacagctgaagcagctaatcaagctctttcccggtatactagaaactttcagtcaggtgtgttgaaggaagttgggagtaaactatgcaggacaccggccctacaggactgtgcttgggcacccctgctctaaatcaATTCAGAAAAGCAACTATATTTTtgttatcaaaatatatattagagaataaatacatttttcaactaaagaaggATATATTTATCAAGACAATTGCATGTTCTTAATAAAAATATGACTTGAGCATTTGGTTCATTAAAATATAAGGTATAAATTCAGAAAACCatagtaaatatttattataatttgcataaaaatgacattttttaaccaCAGATATATTCATCTGATGATTAAACATGCTTAAAAAACATGAAATCTTTTACAAATGTCTAGAAATATGCTGTCATTTGAAACATTTTGAGTTTTTATATGCatcttatttaaaatatgtgtttttaatgaatataaataaaatcgaCAGAGGAGTTTAATATCCATTGTCTTTGCCTTTTATGtggatttttttgtattaattaaatttaaagttacttttcaggcaaagtaattacaaaaagtaatttaaatgcaattttaatgaCGTAATTAGTAATGAATGACTTTTTTCTAAGTAgtgtaacttacccaacactgtttatAATATAGCAACAGCCTTTTTTATTGCTTCACTTGAAGTAAttgataatattttgtttaaacagGAAACACAGACAAGTCAAATTTGCACAGAAGAACGCAGAAAGAGCCGCCATGAGGGTGCATTACAGAAGTCCACACCGCTACGCCAAGGTACTTTTCTGTAATTCACATTCATGCactgtgttggaaaaaaatgagAACCCAGTCCAGCAGACTCATCTTGGAGATCCTCTTGGAGACACTGTTTGACTGCAGGACAACCAACATGTCTAAATAAAGGAGTTCTGCTTGAAATGAGTCTCCAAAGACGGTGGTTCTGTGGATAgaactgtcgactcacagcaagaaggtcactggtttgtcCCGgctcatttctgtgtggagtttgcgtgttctccctgtgttcgcgtgagttttctccgggtgctccggtttcccctatagtccaaagacatgcgctataggtgaattgaattaactaatttggttgtagtgtatggatgtttcccagttcagGGTTGCAGCTGtaggggcatccactgtgtaaaacatatgttggataacttgttggttcattccgctatggcgagcccagattaataagggactaagctgaaggataaaTGAATGAGTCTCCAAAatgagtctcctggactgggttctcattTTATTCCTGAAATAGCAATATATTTTAATACGGCTAACTTTGATCTCTATTTTCTTTCAGGCACCGGTTCAGAGGACAAACCTAAACAGCAAGACCTCCAGCAAAAATGACAACTCTCTTTTTGGCGCCTTCCAAGGGCTCAGTCTGAACCTGAACGCAGCACAAGCCTCCATCACAAACTCTGTTCAGTATCTGAGGTGAACGATGAGACGCTGCACTCCAGGAGTATTGTCCAATTATGAAATGTAAAGGGTAACGCACACCCAAATGgtgattgttattttatttatatcagttttacaCTTGTGGTGAAACAAGGTTGAAAATGAAACCAGTTATTGTGAAAATACCCTTTTAAAATTTTTACTATAAAATTCTACATTCATTTCTTTGTGTTACTTATGTTGTTCACCAACATTTAAGTGTATGTGCACTTCACGTTTTGTCCATGTttctgtactttttaaaaattcttttgttattttcttcGCTGAAAACGTTCAGTCACTTCAAAACAGATGAACTCCAGTTGAACTCCTATCTCCTCTCAGATGCCTCAAACTACGCTCTGTGTCTACTTTAGCTGCTGCAAAACTATTGAACCAGCTCATGTGTCTGGCTTTCTTTTACTGTACGATTTTTCCAATAAAGATGCTCCAGATCAGTTTTGCAGATCAATAATTAGGCCAATCCCTGGTGCTGTTTATGGGTTATGCCATTGCATTTTCACTGTCATCAATGACAaatcaatatatttaatattatcatcatttaaaatgcagttttccTTGAACCTCTTGTTATGAAAACTGCTCATACGCTTTTTATTTGTACGTTTTTGAGCCAAATCTCATAGAATTTTCTTCTATTCAATAAATTACAACTCTTATAAATTCCTAATTAACTTGTGAACTAATTTCACAAGTGGATATTTTAGTAGATGGTAATCATTTTTTCTAAAACCAGAGAAACTTGATGCATTTTGCCACTGTAAATGATGTCCTCTGGTGTGACACTATATTCGGATTTTAATTCTCCAATTCCACAGTAAATTTTAATAGACTAAAGCCCATTATGTgcaagtttttgttgttttaggtttatttacaaatgtatatttttttgaaccactataaaattaagttttgttGTCATTTGGTGTGACACCTCTATGTATTGAAAATGTCCAACAAGTCTGAGAAGTcattgagaaagaaaaaaaaaatcacaatttcatACAAAGTAAATAGCACTACATGCTGATAAGTATCCAACAATGAAGATATATCGCTCTCACTCTATATGTATATTATTAGGTGGTGTTTTCCGATTTTTTTCGGTTACGCTAATAAAGAATATTTATTATGGCAcactaataaaaagtaaaaaaaaaaaaagacttgataTAGAAAATTGATATAGTTAGTGGCTCCTTAAAATTGTCCCCAATATCAGACTTTGTTCACACTCTATAAATAGAATTttattgtgaagtttatttatgaacttattttgagaggatcacgtgcttatgattgatcatagctggtcccgcattagccaattcatgattcaccaatcagatgattccttagTCTCCATAAATAGCCAAAGTTCCATACCAcagtcatctttgttttgaagaatcccccttccacccctaatcctcctcctttcctagatgggcgaCACAGCAGCCCAGTAGTTagccctgttgcctcacagcaagaacatctctggttctagtctttaccaaggcagtagacgtttctgtgcagagttaacatgttctccccgtgctcatgtggggttccccggttttctcccaccatccaaaaacatgtgacTTCAGTTAATTGTCTAAATCTAAATCGGCAATATAGACGtgcttctagtaagtagttatctcttcatagcaatccctaatttaGCTACaatagcaggggagttctcgagatctacctgagctcaaactcccctctcaccctggaAATGAGAATCAGCTAAGTGTGACCTcttgaaattttatttaaaaatagtgtttttctgtttatttgcctGTCTAATAACCTAGTGGTTAAGTGAcctccagtactgggttgcagctggaagagcatcagctgcataaaacatatgctggataagttgccggttcattccgctgtggtgacccctgattaataaatggactaagctgaaaagaaaatgaatgaatgaataaataaaaacaatattttggatcagtaaacatgtcagggtaaataattaaattaaatcactgATTTTTGCGGTCTTGATTagtttgttgttaaaaaaaaggaatgtatttttaattccTTTGGTCTCTTttcttattattaaacatttgaatTGCTTTTGGTGATGtattaaccaaacttcttctCTGAGTGGGATATgccttgcatactaatgaagtgtttttgcagaagtagatagaGCTACTAAAAAATGCAAAGGCCTgaatgtctaaaattaactttagCTCTGCAGCTAAACGAAGAAGAGgaagtatgtatgggtgcggccaatggaggactggagaattaTTGACACTTGAcaaattccactaaactccacctgttaatttCAGCTGTGTATAAATACTGGAGTCAGGAAATATAGAGTGGTTGTGCACCTgctgaatgtaattcttgcattGGATTCAGGATACCGAGAATTCTGTTTATCGAATCATTCATTTGTACCTAataaattagtattatttttacatttaagaaaaTCCTCtccttacaataaaaaaaatcctttctTATTGAACACACATGGAATTGATAATGTATTTCAACAATTTTCATAAACAGATTTTCTACAACTTggaaaggcatctttggatatctttcttttctttggatataaagtaaagccactgcactgttcaggtcaatagcatgtttgtttgttagatgtttgttGAATTGTGGGATGACCAGTAGATTTTGATATGGAGGgacattttctgctggagatactagaATACTAAGTAAATTAGTtgtaaaaaacatgttaaaaaaaaaaccccaaaacgtACATATACCATGGGAACGGTACAGCAGaaaattttagcggttttaaaaccgtgaatattccaaaccgcggtaaaccttgaaaacggtgtTCGTCCCATGCGGATTTTTGAGTGTAGACAgtcattccttcatttattttctttaggcTTAGttccatatttatcaggggtcaccacagcggaatgaaccgccaacttatccagtatatgttttacacagcggatgtccttccagctgcaacccatctctgggaaacatccatatacactcattcacactcatacactacagacaatttagcctacccaattcacctgtacagcatatctttggactgtgggggacatgGGAGctcccgaaggaaacccactcgaacacggggagaacattcaaactccacgcagaaatgccaactgacccagctgagacttgaagcgacagcgaccttcttgctgtgaggggattgtgctatccactgcactACAATGATGACCCCAccctttaaattaataataaataaaaaaacgacttttatGTAAGACTTAATTTATTGGATACTGATAGACATCATCAGTGCACACAGAACTTTGAAGGACATGATCTGGATCTTTTGGCCCCATTCTGCATCTGTTTGTACAGCAGAGGTcatgtctttaattatttttattgtcttcCTCTCACTCACCAAAGGTAAAGCGTCTCACTTATGCTCCGACTTGGGAACACGATACTCAGCACTTCACAGGACTGACAGTGGTCGAAACTAGATATATGTTAGATAGACGCTGTATTTACCCGACTGATGCCCTCAAGTGAGCGACGACAGGTAACAAAGTTATTTTACAAGAGTAAACTGTGTATGTAAATGTCAATTCTGTAAAATTCTGctatcgtttactcacccttcgcttgttccagacctgtttgggtttctttcttctgttgaacacaaagtaagatataATCAAGAATGTTGGTGAAAAAAAACTGACTtccattgtttgttttctttttgttcctactatggacgtcaatggctTCTTTTTCCCCAGCTCTCTTCAGAATAACATctattgtgttaaacagaagaaagaaaatcata
This DNA window, taken from Danio aesculapii chromosome 19, fDanAes4.1, whole genome shotgun sequence, encodes the following:
- the si:ch211-81a5.8 gene encoding complexin-3 — protein: MSAVVKKSLGAPLRQLTSCVTGDQDACSRKGKAVRRKSAPCCYGPTAHDSSWLRTYQAELHKERKHRQVKFAQKNAERAAMRVHYRSPHRYAKAPVQRTNLNSKTSSKNDNSLFGAFQGLSLNLNAAQASITNSVQYLR